The Lichenihabitans psoromatis genomic interval CATCAAGCGGGTCTGGCCGACATTCTGGAAGTTGAGCCGATCAGTCTCGTCCGCATTCTCGATCGCCTCGCGGCACGCGGTCTAGTGGAGCGTCGCCAGCATCCGACGGATCGTCGCGTCTGGCTTCTCTACCTGACGCCGGCGGCGCATCCGAGCTTGTCGCTGCTGCGCGAGATCGGCGAGGTAACGCGAGCCGAAACGCTGGCTGGGCTGCCCGACGAGGATCAGGTGCGGCTCGTCACGATGCTCAATCGTCTAAAATCGAATCTGGTCGTTGCCTGCGCGTCTCCGGTCGACGCCAAAGAGGTCAGTCATGGTTGACGGCGCACATCCCAATATCGCGGACGATCATCCCGATCTCGTCGACCTCGATGAGCGCGTCAGCCGGCTCGAAGGTCGGAACGAGTTGGCCACTCCGGTCCCTAACGCCCTCCGCCAGGACCCGAAGCCCGCCACCCCCGAGGCGCCCATGGTGGCCGAAGCCGTACCGGCCGAACCGGTCCCGCATGGCCCACCCGTCACCGAGGCACCTGTCAGTACGCCGAAGCGCAAACGACGTGTCTTGCGGCCGCTTCTGTTCGCGGCTTTGCCGGTGGCGCTGATTTACGGCGGTTACGTTTATGTAACGGGTGGGCAGATCATGTCGACCGACAACGCCTATGTCGCGGCTCAACGGCTTGGTGTCTCGACCGATGTGTCGGGGACCGTGGCGGCGGTCGCGGTTCACACGAACGAACATG includes:
- a CDS encoding MarR family winged helix-turn-helix transcriptional regulator; amino-acid sequence: MSTGSATVGFLLHDIARMMRKRFEQRASSLGFTRSQWQVLVHLAKNEGIHQAGLADILEVEPISLVRILDRLAARGLVERRQHPTDRRVWLLYLTPAAHPSLSLLREIGEVTRAETLAGLPDEDQVRLVTMLNRLKSNLVVACASPVDAKEVSHG